In a genomic window of Streptococcus oralis subsp. tigurinus:
- a CDS encoding class I SAM-dependent DNA methyltransferase: MATYETFAAVYDAVMDDSLYDKWTDFSLRHLPKTKERKKLLELACGTGIQSVRFSQAGFDVTGLDLSADMLKIAEKRAASSKQKIDFIEGNMLDLSKAGQYDFVTCYSDSICYMQDEVEVGDVFKEVYNALNEDGVFIFDVHSTYQTDEVFPGYSYHENAEDFAMLWDTYEDEAPHSIVHELTFFVKEADGSFSRHDEVHEERTYEVLTYDILLEQAGFKSFKLYADFEDKEPTETSTRWFFVAQK, encoded by the coding sequence ATGGCGACTTATGAAACCTTTGCGGCTGTTTACGATGCTGTGATGGACGATAGTTTATACGATAAATGGACGGATTTTTCCCTCCGTCATTTGCCAAAGACCAAGGAGAGAAAGAAACTCTTGGAGCTGGCTTGTGGAACAGGCATCCAGTCTGTCCGCTTTTCTCAGGCTGGTTTTGATGTGACTGGACTTGATTTAAGCGCGGATATGTTGAAGATTGCGGAGAAGAGAGCGGCTTCATCCAAGCAAAAGATTGATTTTATTGAAGGCAATATGCTGGATTTATCCAAGGCAGGTCAATACGACTTTGTCACGTGTTACTCTGACTCTATCTGCTACATGCAGGATGAGGTGGAAGTAGGGGATGTCTTTAAGGAAGTGTATAATGCCCTCAATGAAGACGGAGTCTTTATCTTTGACGTGCATTCAACCTACCAGACGGATGAGGTTTTTCCAGGCTATTCTTATCATGAAAATGCGGAAGATTTTGCCATGCTTTGGGACACCTATGAGGACGAAGCTCCTCACTCCATCGTGCATGAGTTGACTTTCTTTGTTAAGGAAGCGGACGGTTCCTTTAGTCGCCACGATGAAGTGCATGAGGAGCGTACATATGAAGTCTTGACCTATGATATCTTGCTGGAACAGGCCGGCTTCAAGTCTTTCAAACTCTATGCGGACTTTGAGGACAAGGAGCCGACAGAAACCAGCACCCGTTGGTTTTTTGTCGCGCAGAAGTAG
- a CDS encoding nucleotidyltransferase, protein MTITGIIAEFNPFHNGHKYLLDQAKGLKIVAMSGNFMQRGEPAIVDKWTRARMALENGADLVVELPFLVSVQAADFFGQGAVDILARLGIDSIAFGTEEVLDYQKIADLYTEQGTEMENFVENLPDSLSYPQKTQAMWKEFAGLDFSGNTPNHVLALAYAKAVAGRRIKLHPIQRQGAGYHSVDKEVDFASATALRQHLSDQDFLERFMPSVALFEQASKVSWDDYFPFLRYQILSNPDLTTIYQVNQEMAVRIKEAIKTAQSLDELVEAVATKRYTKARVRRLLTYILVQARESDLPEAIHVLGFTKKGRQHLKSLKEQVRLVSRIGKEPWDAMTQKADQIYQLGQPSIAEQNFGRVPIRIESN, encoded by the coding sequence ATGACCATCACAGGTATTATCGCGGAGTTTAATCCTTTTCATAATGGGCATAAATACCTGCTGGATCAGGCGAAGGGACTGAAAATCGTTGCCATGTCTGGGAATTTCATGCAGCGTGGAGAGCCTGCTATTGTGGACAAGTGGACACGGGCTCGCATGGCACTGGAAAATGGAGCGGATCTGGTAGTGGAATTGCCCTTTTTAGTCAGTGTTCAGGCGGCAGATTTCTTCGGTCAAGGGGCTGTGGATATCTTGGCGCGGTTAGGTATTGATAGCATAGCTTTCGGGACAGAGGAAGTTCTGGATTATCAGAAAATTGCTGACTTATACACAGAGCAAGGTACTGAGATGGAGAATTTTGTGGAAAATCTGCCTGATTCCCTTTCCTATCCCCAGAAAACCCAAGCCATGTGGAAGGAATTTGCAGGTCTTGATTTTTCAGGCAATACACCCAATCATGTTCTAGCTTTAGCCTATGCCAAGGCGGTTGCGGGACGTAGAATCAAACTCCATCCGATTCAGCGTCAGGGGGCTGGCTATCATTCTGTGGACAAGGAGGTGGACTTTGCCTCGGCGACAGCCCTCCGTCAGCACCTATCAGACCAAGATTTCTTAGAACGCTTTATGCCTTCTGTTGCTCTCTTTGAGCAGGCGAGTAAGGTGAGCTGGGATGACTATTTTCCATTTCTCCGCTATCAAATCTTGTCAAATCCAGACCTAACGACCATCTATCAGGTCAATCAAGAAATGGCAGTGCGTATCAAGGAAGCTATCAAAACAGCCCAGTCTCTGGACGAATTGGTCGAGGCAGTTGCCACCAAACGCTACACCAAGGCGCGTGTCAGACGCCTCTTGACTTATATTTTGGTGCAGGCCAGAGAAAGCGACTTGCCAGAAGCCATCCATGTCCTTGGCTTTACCAAAAAAGGCAGACAACACCTCAAGTCTCTGAAAGAGCAGGTCCGTCTAGTCAGCCGAATTGGCAAAGAACCATGGGATGCCATGACTCAAAAGGCAGATCAGATTTACCAACTAGGACAGCCAAGTATAGCAGAACAGAATTTTGGCAGAGTGCCGATTAGAATAGAATCAAACTAA
- a CDS encoding ribonuclease Y: MEIMTLAIAVFAVIIGLVIGYVSISAKMKSSQEAAELMLLNAEQEATNLRGQAEREADLLLNEAKSESKSLKKEALLEAKEEARKYREEVDAEFKSERQELKQIESRLTERATSLDRKDDNLTNKEKTLEQKEQSISDRAKNLDAREEQLEEVERQKEAELERIGSLSQTEARDIILAQTEENLTKEIASRIREAEQEVKERSDKIAKDILVQAMQRIAGDYVAESTNSTVHLPDDTMKGRIIGREGRNIRTFESLTGVDVIIDDTPEVVTLSGFDPIRREIARMTMEMLLKDGRIHPARIEELVEKNRQEIDNKIREYGEAAAYEIGAPNLHPDLMKIMGRLQFRTSYGQNVLSHSIEVAKLSGIIASELGENAALARRAGFLHDIGKAIDREVEGSHVEIGTELARKYKEHPVVVNTIASHHGDVEAESVIAVIVAAADALSAARPGARSESLESYIKRLHDLEEIANGFEGVQNSFALQAGREIRIMVNPGQIKDDKVTILAHKVREKIENNLDYPGNIKVTVIRELRAVDYAK, translated from the coding sequence ATGGAAATCATGACACTTGCGATTGCTGTTTTTGCCGTCATCATTGGTTTAGTCATTGGATATGTCAGCATCTCAGCTAAGATGAAATCATCTCAAGAGGCTGCAGAGTTGATGCTTCTAAATGCTGAACAAGAAGCAACTAATTTACGAGGACAAGCTGAGCGCGAAGCGGATTTATTGCTAAATGAAGCCAAGAGCGAAAGCAAGTCTCTTAAAAAAGAAGCACTATTGGAGGCCAAAGAGGAAGCCAGAAAATACCGTGAAGAAGTGGACGCTGAATTTAAGTCAGAACGTCAGGAGCTCAAGCAAATTGAAAGTCGTTTGACGGAGAGAGCTACGAGCCTTGACCGTAAGGACGACAATTTGACGAACAAAGAAAAAACACTTGAACAAAAAGAACAAAGTATTTCTGATAGAGCAAAAAACCTTGATGCACGTGAAGAGCAATTAGAGGAAGTCGAAAGACAAAAAGAAGCTGAACTGGAACGTATCGGTTCCCTTTCCCAAACTGAGGCTCGAGATATTATCTTGGCTCAGACAGAGGAAAATTTGACCAAGGAAATTGCTAGCCGCATTCGTGAGGCAGAGCAAGAGGTCAAGGAACGTTCAGACAAGATTGCGAAAGATATCTTGGTTCAGGCTATGCAGCGTATCGCTGGTGACTATGTAGCAGAGTCAACAAACTCTACAGTTCACCTACCAGACGATACCATGAAGGGACGCATTATCGGTCGTGAAGGACGTAATATTCGTACCTTTGAAAGTTTGACAGGGGTAGATGTCATCATTGACGACACGCCAGAAGTGGTAACCTTGTCAGGATTTGATCCGATTCGTCGTGAAATTGCTCGTATGACCATGGAAATGTTGCTCAAGGATGGCCGTATCCACCCAGCTCGTATCGAGGAATTGGTGGAGAAAAACCGTCAGGAGATTGACAATAAAATCCGTGAATACGGTGAGGCTGCTGCCTATGAGATTGGTGCGCCAAACCTCCATCCAGACTTGATGAAGATCATGGGACGTTTGCAGTTCCGTACTTCTTATGGACAAAATGTCTTGAGTCATTCGATTGAGGTTGCTAAGCTATCTGGTATCATCGCCAGTGAACTTGGTGAAAATGCAGCTCTTGCCCGTCGTGCTGGATTCCTTCACGACATTGGGAAAGCTATTGACCGCGAGGTTGAAGGTAGCCACGTTGAGATTGGTACGGAATTGGCTCGTAAGTACAAGGAACACCCAGTTGTGGTGAATACCATTGCTAGCCACCACGGCGATGTCGAAGCCGAAAGCGTCATTGCAGTGATCGTTGCCGCAGCAGATGCCTTGAGTGCAGCGCGTCCAGGTGCTCGTAGTGAATCTCTTGAAAGCTATATCAAACGTCTCCATGATTTGGAAGAAATCGCCAATGGCTTTGAAGGAGTGCAAAATAGCTTTGCTCTTCAAGCAGGACGTGAAATCCGTATCATGGTTAATCCAGGACAAATCAAGGACGACAAGGTCACAATCTTGGCTCACAAAGTTCGTGAGAAAATTGAAAATAATCTCGATTACCCAGGAAATATCAAAGTAACCGTGATCCGCGAACTTCGTGCAGTAGATTATGCTAAATAA
- the gmk gene encoding guanylate kinase, translated as MADRGLLIVFSGPSGVGKGTVRREIFESSENQFQYSVSMTTRAQRPGEVDGVDYFFRTREEFEELIRQGQMLEYAEYVGNYYGTPLTYVNETLDKGIDVFLEIEVQGALQVKKKVPDAVFIFLTPPDLDELQDRLVGRGTDSAEVIAQRIEKAKEEIALMREYDYAIVNDQVPLAAERVKRVIEAEHFRVDRVIGHYQEMLPKSPTTR; from the coding sequence ATGGCAGACCGAGGCTTGCTAATCGTTTTTTCTGGTCCTTCAGGAGTTGGGAAAGGAACGGTTAGAAGAGAGATTTTTGAGAGTTCTGAGAATCAATTTCAATACTCTGTATCGATGACGACACGTGCGCAACGTCCTGGTGAAGTGGACGGAGTGGACTATTTCTTCCGTACTCGTGAAGAGTTTGAAGAGCTGATTCGTCAAGGTCAGATGTTGGAATATGCAGAATATGTCGGTAACTACTATGGAACTCCTTTGACCTATGTCAACGAAACCCTAGATAAGGGAATCGATGTCTTCCTTGAGATTGAAGTCCAAGGAGCCCTTCAGGTTAAGAAAAAGGTTCCAGATGCTGTCTTTATCTTTCTAACGCCACCAGATTTGGATGAATTGCAAGACCGTTTGGTAGGTCGTGGAACAGATAGCGCTGAAGTGATTGCCCAACGAATCGAAAAAGCCAAGGAAGAAATTGCCCTCATGCGTGAGTATGATTATGCCATTGTCAACGATCAGGTGCCCCTCGCTGCTGAACGTGTCAAGCGTGTGATCGAAGCAGAACACTTCCGTGTGGACCGTGTCATTGGTCACTACCAGGAGATGTTGCCAAAATCTCCAACTACTCGATAA
- the rpoZ gene encoding DNA-directed RNA polymerase subunit omega gives MMLKPSIDTLLDKVPSKYSLVILEAKRAHELEAGAPATQEFKSEKSTLRALEEIESGNVTIHPDPEGKREAVRLRIEEEKRRREEEEKKIKEQIAKEKEDGEKI, from the coding sequence ATGATGTTAAAACCCTCTATTGATACCTTGCTCGACAAGGTACCATCAAAATATTCACTCGTAATCTTGGAAGCAAAACGCGCCCACGAACTAGAGGCCGGTGCGCCAGCAACTCAAGAGTTTAAGTCTGAAAAATCAACTCTTCGTGCTTTGGAAGAAATCGAGTCTGGAAATGTAACCATTCACCCAGATCCAGAAGGAAAACGCGAAGCGGTTCGTCTCCGTATCGAAGAAGAAAAACGCCGCAGAGAAGAAGAAGAAAAGAAAATCAAAGAGCAAATCGCTAAAGAAAAAGAAGATGGTGAAAAAATTTAA